The sequence ATGCTGTTGTTGTTTGCCATTATTGCGGGGAAGCTTGCCGCGTTGAAGCATATCGGAAACAGGAAAGCCGTTACTTTATCCTTACTCCTTGCTACTTTTTCCTTGTTTTTGGCAGCGCCAAAAACCAATGCCCAAACATCTGTAAATAACTTCGCGGATTTTATAGCAATAACCACTACAACAAATAATTACAACATATCCTTAACCGGCGATATCTTCTTTTCCGGCGGTAATTTTAATGTTTTAAGCGGAACAATTACCGGAAACGGATACGTGTTAGACGGGCAAAATGTAAATGCCGGAGTTCTGCTTACTTCCGGAAATAATTTATTTTTTTATGGCCCCATAACATTTCAAAACTTTTCAAAAGCATCAGTTAATTATGGACAAGCATCGCAGGGAGGAGCGTTATTTGTAGCCGGAGCATATAATGTGTATTTAAATAGCACAACTATATTAGATTTTGCATCGTCAATAATAAACTTTACAAGCAATACGTTAACGAGCGGAAGCGTTGGCGGATTAGCAATACAAGGCGGAGGGCTATTTGTAGGCGGTGCGGTCGCAGCCGGAGCAGCAGCTGGCGTAGTCAACAATTCCAGCGGAGCAACAGCGATATTAAACTTTGCATCGCCAATAATAAACTTTACAAGCAATACAGTAATGAGTATAGGCTCCGGCGGAGTAACAATACAAGGCGGAGGACTATTTATAGGCGGTGCGGTTGCAGCCGGAGCATTTAATGCCGGAGCAAACAATTCCAGCAGCGGCACAGCGGTAGTAAATTTCACATCGTCAACAATAAACTTTACAAACAATATGGTAACGATGAGCGGAGGTGCCGGAACAGCAGCACAAGGCGGAGGACTATTTGTAGGAGGAGCGGTTTCTGCCGGTGCGTATATGGGTAATGGAGCAAACAATTCCGGCAGCGCAATAGCGGTAGTAACCTTTACATCGTCAACAGTAAACTTTGCAAGCAATACGGTAGCGAGTGGAGCTAGTGGAAACGTAGCGCAAGGCGGCGGGCTATTTATAGGCGGTGCGGTTGCAGCCGGAGCAGGAAGTAATGTAGTCAACAATTCCAGCAGCGCCACAGCAGTAGTAAATTTCACATCGTCAACAATAAACTTTACAAGCAATACGGTAATAATTGGAGGTTATGGAACAGCCGCTCAAGGCGGAGGGCTATTTGTAGGCGGTGCGGTCGCAGCCGGAGAAAATAGTTCGAACAATGCCAGCAGCGCCACAGCAGTAGTAAACTTCACATTGTCAACAGTAAACTTTGCAAGCAATACGGTAAGAAGTGGAGGTTATGGAACAGCCGCACAAGGCGGAGGACTCTTTGTAGGCGGTGCAGTCTCTGCCGGTTCAGCTTACGGAGTAAATGATTCCAGCAGCGCAATAGCGGTAGTAACCTTTGCATTGTCAACAGTAAACTTTACAAGCAATATGGTAGTGAGTGGAGACAGAGCAACAGTAGCGCAAGGCGGAGGACTGTTTGTAGGAGGAGCGGTTTCTGCCGGGGCATATGCTTCCGGAGGAACTAATTACAGCAGCAGCGGCACAGCAGTAGTAAACTTCGCGTCGTCAACAATAAGCTTTGCAAATAATACAGTAACGAGTGGAAATAATGGAACAGCTTCGCAAGGCGGAGGACTCTTTATAGGTGGAGCAGTCTCTGCCGGCGTACATAATTCCGGAGCAGCTAATTACAGCAGCAGCGGCACAGCAACAGTAACTTTCACAAATTCAATAGTTAACATAGGTAACAATGCAGCGCAAGACGGCGGCGGGCTATTTGTAGGCGGCTCTGTGTCAACAGGCGCATATACTAACGGTGTAAACACAGCCACCAATGGCATAGCACAAGTAACGTTTGCAGGGTCAACAATAACAATAACAGGCAACACCGCAAGCGCCAGCGGCGGAGGAATATATATAGCGGGCAACTATGGCAACGGCGCCAGCGGAGGGCAAGCAAGCCTAATATTTGAAAACGCAAACGTAACAATAGCAAGCAACACGGCAACAAACGGAAGCGCAATATACGCAGTAAACGGAGCAAGCGTAGTATTTAATAACACAAACATAGAATTTTTATGGAACAAAAGCGCCGGAAACGGAATAGCGCATTGGGACGCAAGCTCATATGTTGGGTTGGAGAATGTAAAAACAATAAAAGCAATAGGGAACCAAGCCAATAACGGCGGATTTTTGTATTTGGTAAATGGCGTTACAGTGTTTACCGGCGAGGCAATTTTTGACGGCAATAAAGCAACTACAAACGGCGGAGCATTGTATATAACCGGCAATACAAGCCAGATAATTTTTGCAGATGGCAGCACAATAACATTTACAAATAACAACGCGGCGCAAGGCGGAGCAGTATATGCAACAGCCGGAGCAAACGTAGTATTTACAACCGGAGCGCATTACGTAGTAAGCAACAACACGGCAACCTACGGCGGATTTATAGCGGTAAATAATGCAACAGCAACGTTTAAATCGGGAGTAGATTTTAGCTTAAGCAATTCAAGCGCAACTTACGGCGGATTTTTGTATGCAACAAACAATGCAATAGCCAATTTTGAAAATATATATGCGGCAACAAATACGGCGGTATCAGGCGGATTCTTGTATGGGGCAGCCGGAGCAATAATAAATATTGCAGGTTCAACAATAGCGGCAAACGTAGCAACAAGCAACGGCGGAGCATTGTATATAACAGGAAATACAAGTCGGGTAATTTTTGCAAACGGAAGCACAATAACGTTTAAAGGAAATAAAGCAACGCAAAACGGCGGAGCTATATACGCAACAGCGGGAGCAAAAGTAGTATTTTCCTCAGGCATGGGGCAGTTAGTAGTTGCCGGAAACACAGCGGCCAGAGGCGGCTTCATAGCGGTAGATAACGCAACGGCAACGTTTGACGGCGGGAATTTTAGTTTCAGTAATTCAACGGCGTCGGTATCCGGAGGCTTCTTGTATGCGGCAAACAGAGCAAGAGTAAATTTCGGAGGAAGCCTATACACGTCGTCAAACAGCGCGGCATTAGGCGGTTTTGCAGCAGCAGAAAGCGGAGCAGTAATCAATATAGGAAGCGCAACAATAACCGGCAACGTAGCAACATCTTCCGGAGGCGCAATATATTTGCAAACCAGCACGGCGAATTTTAACAGCGCAACCGGCGCAATAGTATTTGCAAGCAACACGGCAAACGGAAAAGCGAATGATATTTACGCAGCGGGTTCGTTTATAAATTTCAACGCGGTAAATAATCAAATAAGTTTATTTGACGGAATATATGTAGGAGCCGGCGGAAATAATAGAATAATCAAAACCGGCGCCGGAGCATTGTATATAAGCGGCAACAATTATATACGAGGAACATTTAATCAAACAGCAGGAACAACGTTGATAGAGACAGCAACGTGGACATTTGAAACCGGAAGTTGGAACGTAACAACATCGTCAGGCGTCCGTGTAACGACGTCGGCGGTAACAACTACAAACACGGCTGTGAAGTTTGATAAAAACATAAATACCGACGGAGGCGCGTTGTACGCTTATGCGTCAACAATAACATTTAACGGCAACACAGTAATATTTGAAAGCAACACAGCAAGAAATTTCGGAGGAGCGCTATACACAGAAAATTCAAGCGTAACGTTTAATAATGCGCAAATAAATTTCACAAGCAACGCCGCAGTAAGCGGAGGAGCAATCTACAGCAACTTGGCGAACATAACATTTAACAACGGAAGCGCAACGTTTACAAATAACAAAGCAACAACAGGAAGCGGAGGAGCAATCTACGCAGTAGATGATTTGGTATTTGACGGAGCAAACGTAGATTTCACCGGAAACGAAGCGTTAGCTGGAAACGGAGGAGCAATATTTGCCGACGACACAATACTAACAATAAAGAACGCAGTGATGACGTTTATGAACAACAAAGCATTGCTTGGCGGAGCAGTGTACGCAAGCAACAATTCAAATATAACGTTGTCGGGAAGAGGAAACTTCACAGGAAATGAAGCAGCAACAAATGGAGCGGCAGTCTATGTGACAGGCGGCAGCACAGTAACAATAGAAGCCGCAAACGGCGATATAATATTTAGCGGCAACAAAGCCGCCGGAACGCCAAACGATATATACGCAGACAACAATAGCCGACTAAACTTAATAACCGGGGGAACCAACACAATAAGTATATCCGGAGGAATATTAAGCAACACAGCCGGCACGGGAGTAGAAGTAAACAAAACCGGAACAGGAACGCTCTTTATGGGCGGGGATAACGAAATATGGGGCGACTTCACGGCGACAGCGGGAAAAGTGGTGCTGTTAGAAAGCGCAACGTTTAAAGCAAACAACATAATATTTAACGGAGCCGGGTTAGACATGACCGACGCCGACCTGTATGATAACTTGCACGTAAACGTAGCAACGGCAACAACGATGTTTGCAAGCGATACAAGCTTGTTAATGGACATATTTGAAAACGGAAACAACGACCAAATATTTGCAAGCTCTGCGCAAATAGGAGGGAATTTGCAAATAAAAGCGCACTTTGGGGTGTACAATAATCAGGAATACCATTTGATAATGTCGAGTGAAAACGCGATAAACGGAACGTTTGCAAACGCAACGTTTGTATATGTAGGAACAGGAGCGTTTAGTTATCAAGTAAAGTATAACGATATAACGGATTGGACAGGCGTAGTGAGAATAATAGTAAACGGAATAAACAAAGGGGACTTCCAAAACTTGCCGAAGTTAACGTTCAACCAAAGCGAAGTGGCAAAAACGTGGGACGAATTATCAATAATTCTGCCGACAAACGACTTGAAAGAAATAATGGAAGCAACGGCAAACTTAAGCGACCAAGAAGAACAAAAGAAAGTGCTTGGTATAGCGTCAGGCTACTTCCACAGCAACGTAATAAAGTCTGCAGCATTAGATAATGACAATAACGAAATATATGACAGAATAAAAAATCACAGCACAAGGGAACACACAAACAGCGCAATATGGGCACAAGTAACAGGAGCGCAAACAAAGTTAGGCGGCGACGAAAACAGCCTTGGCGAATACAAAGATAATAGGTATGGGGTAATGGCAGGGTTTGACATATACTTTGGAAGCATGAGCAGCATAAACAAAACGATGTTGGGAATATATGTAAACTATAAAGACCAAAGCATGAGCCAAGAAGCAAGCAAAGCAACGCTAAATAAAATAGGCGGCGGATTATACGGCGGCTACATAGAAGAAAGCTACGAAATAAAAGCAATGATAGGCGGAAGTAAGGACAGTTACGAAACAACAAGAAATATACCAATAAGTCAGTATCTGCCGGTGCCGCCATACGCCGACAGAAACGCAAAAGCCAGCTACGGAGGCTTCACGTTGGGAGCGGACGTAGAAGGCGCATTGAAATACAAAATAGGAAACAACACAAACTTCAGACCATACGCAGGAGCCGAGCTAAAGAATGTGAGCTACGACGGCTTCACAGAAACCGGAGCAGACGGATTAAACCTAAAAGTAGAAGCAGGCAACTATTTAAGAACAACCGCAAGGTTAGGAGCGGGAGTAAACTACGACGATAAGACATGGGCAGGATATGTAAACCTTGAAGGAAAATACTTATTAACAGGCAAG is a genomic window of Endomicrobium proavitum containing:
- a CDS encoding OmpA family protein; translated protein: MKTILRAVITFFVCVCHTVLDTVSMLNKKWIPIFIAMTNKRSVTLRAIALQNMLLLFAIIAGKLAALKHIGNRKAVTLSLLLATFSLFLAAPKTNAQTSVNNFADFIAITTTTNNYNISLTGDIFFSGGNFNVLSGTITGNGYVLDGQNVNAGVLLTSGNNLFFYGPITFQNFSKASVNYGQASQGGALFVAGAYNVYLNSTTILDFASSIINFTSNTLTSGSVGGLAIQGGGLFVGGAVAAGAAAGVVNNSSGATAILNFASPIINFTSNTVMSIGSGGVTIQGGGLFIGGAVAAGAFNAGANNSSSGTAVVNFTSSTINFTNNMVTMSGGAGTAAQGGGLFVGGAVSAGAYMGNGANNSGSAIAVVTFTSSTVNFASNTVASGASGNVAQGGGLFIGGAVAAGAGSNVVNNSSSATAVVNFTSSTINFTSNTVIIGGYGTAAQGGGLFVGGAVAAGENSSNNASSATAVVNFTLSTVNFASNTVRSGGYGTAAQGGGLFVGGAVSAGSAYGVNDSSSAIAVVTFALSTVNFTSNMVVSGDRATVAQGGGLFVGGAVSAGAYASGGTNYSSSGTAVVNFASSTISFANNTVTSGNNGTASQGGGLFIGGAVSAGVHNSGAANYSSSGTATVTFTNSIVNIGNNAAQDGGGLFVGGSVSTGAYTNGVNTATNGIAQVTFAGSTITITGNTASASGGGIYIAGNYGNGASGGQASLIFENANVTIASNTATNGSAIYAVNGASVVFNNTNIEFLWNKSAGNGIAHWDASSYVGLENVKTIKAIGNQANNGGFLYLVNGVTVFTGEAIFDGNKATTNGGALYITGNTSQIIFADGSTITFTNNNAAQGGAVYATAGANVVFTTGAHYVVSNNTATYGGFIAVNNATATFKSGVDFSLSNSSATYGGFLYATNNAIANFENIYAATNTAVSGGFLYGAAGAIINIAGSTIAANVATSNGGALYITGNTSRVIFANGSTITFKGNKATQNGGAIYATAGAKVVFSSGMGQLVVAGNTAARGGFIAVDNATATFDGGNFSFSNSTASVSGGFLYAANRARVNFGGSLYTSSNSAALGGFAAAESGAVINIGSATITGNVATSSGGAIYLQTSTANFNSATGAIVFASNTANGKANDIYAAGSFINFNAVNNQISLFDGIYVGAGGNNRIIKTGAGALYISGNNYIRGTFNQTAGTTLIETATWTFETGSWNVTTSSGVRVTTSAVTTTNTAVKFDKNINTDGGALYAYASTITFNGNTVIFESNTARNFGGALYTENSSVTFNNAQINFTSNAAVSGGAIYSNLANITFNNGSATFTNNKATTGSGGAIYAVDDLVFDGANVDFTGNEALAGNGGAIFADDTILTIKNAVMTFMNNKALLGGAVYASNNSNITLSGRGNFTGNEAATNGAAVYVTGGSTVTIEAANGDIIFSGNKAAGTPNDIYADNNSRLNLITGGTNTISISGGILSNTAGTGVEVNKTGTGTLFMGGDNEIWGDFTATAGKVVLLESATFKANNIIFNGAGLDMTDADLYDNLHVNVATATTMFASDTSLLMDIFENGNNDQIFASSAQIGGNLQIKAHFGVYNNQEYHLIMSSENAINGTFANATFVYVGTGAFSYQVKYNDITDWTGVVRIIVNGINKGDFQNLPKLTFNQSEVAKTWDELSIILPTNDLKEIMEATANLSDQEEQKKVLGIASGYFHSNVIKSAALDNDNNEIYDRIKNHSTREHTNSAIWAQVTGAQTKLGGDENSLGEYKDNRYGVMAGFDIYFGSMSSINKTMLGIYVNYKDQSMSQEASKATLNKIGGGLYGGYIEESYEIKAMIGGSKDSYETTRNIPISQYLPVPPYADRNAKASYGGFTLGADVEGALKYKIGNNTNFRPYAGAELKNVSYDGFTETGADGLNLKVEAGNYLRTTARLGAGVNYDDKTWAGYVNLEGKYLLTGKKYEIESVFEGTEVKFLSRGYEENGLILGATLGGSVRITEGLKFFINANAHTAEKYTNLYANAGLRYNFCGITHKEKEEPVVEKAAPAPVVVEQPKPEIEEQAKPAIAEPAIAPKAEETAEIKEEEQQKKEALARRERPMIKKFDMKAASFALGKATLTPRAKADIANMANEMKQYKYTSITIEGHTDSTGKARTNRTLSKARAKAVYDEFVVNGISAAKMYYIGFGHTMPTDTNKTVQGRANNRRVEIFVE